The nucleotide window GCGAAATACAGTTTAAAACGATTACAGAAGATTCTGCTGATGCCATATTTATCACCGATCAAAAAGGCAACTATGTCTATGTCAACCAGGCAGTTGTTGAGTTGTTAGGTTATTCCAGGGATGAAATGGCAAATAAGAATATTAAAGATATTTCCCCACCTGAAGAATCCAAAGAAAATGTTCGGGATTTCCAGCGCCTCCTGCAGGGAGAAAAGTTATTGAAAGAATTGAATCTTATCAGAAAAGACGGTTCTTCTGTCCCGGTAGACTTGCATGCTATCCTGTTGCCCAATGGTTTTGTCTATGGCAGCTGCCGTGATATAACCCAACGCAAAGAGGCGGAAGAAAGGATTACACAGCTCCATTCTCTTGTAGAATCCATCCGCAATGTGAATCAGCTAATTGTCCAGGAACATGATTTTGTCAAAGTTATCCAGGAGTCCTGCCGTACCTTACTGCAAACCCGCGAGTATCTGAATATTGAGATTGCCCTTCTGGATGAACGAACAGGCAGGATTAAGCCGGTTGCCAAAGAAGGTGTGCGTAAACTAAAAGACTGGGCAGCAGAAGTTCATAATCCTGTTGATGCACCAAGGTGCATCCGGGAAATTGTCCAAACCAGAAAACCTACTATTGTTAATGCTTCCAGGGACTATTGCGGAAAATGTCCGTATTTTATGACAGACCTGCCTTATAAAAATATCTTTGTGCCAATGTTGCTCAAAGGCCGTCTTGTCGGCATCATTACCACCACCATAAGAGCCGAACATGAGGTTATCCCGGAGGAAATTGAGCTGTTAAAAGAAGTAGCGGGAGACCTGGCTTTTGCCCGGGATAAGTTTCTGTCTGAGGAAAGGATTCTCTCCCAATTTCACTTACTCCAGATTGCCGGCAAGACTGCCAAATTCGGCGGCTGGAGTGTTGACACTGCCACCCAGACCTGCCAGTGGTCAGATACGGTGGCCGATATTCATGAAATGCCCCATGGCTATGCACTTCATGCCAAGGAGGGCATCAATTTTTATGCTCCCGAATGGCGGGAGAGAATAACCGAAGTATTCAGCAACTGCGCCCATCAAGGTATACCCTATGATGAAGAGATGGAGATCATTACCGGTAAAGGAAAAAGAAAATGGGTAAGAACCACCGGTAGAGCTGTGAAAAATAAAAAGGGAGAGATTGTCAAAGTGGTAGGCTCTTTTCAGGATATCACCAAACACAAAAAGACAGAACAGGAGCTTCACGAAAGAGAGACACTTCTCACTGCTGTGATGGATAATCTTCCTATTGGTATTGCAGTCAATACAGTATTTCCAGGTGTCAATTTTATCTATATGAACGATAAATTCCCGCAAATCTATCGGACAACCCGCAAAAAACTTTCCAAACCGGGTGCCTTTTGGGATATCGCCTATGAGGATCCGGTTTTCCGCAGCCAGATTAAAAAAAGGGTGGAGGAGGATATCGCCAGCGGTGATCCCCAGCGTATGCATTGGGAGAATATCCCTGTAACCCGTAAAGGAGAAGAAACCAGATACATCTCTGCCTACAACATTCCTATTCCCGGAAAAGATCTGGTCATTTCCACGGTTATGGATGTTACCGATATCAACCAATCCCAGCATAA belongs to Candidatus Woesearchaeota archaeon and includes:
- a CDS encoding PAS domain S-box protein codes for the protein MDKKKEKDLHTIEWLLEKKASQKSKNHQLYFPYYGDVTELNTERTILDLVGKDTLEALCADTMDLLDTSVAVYEKNGDYAFGMFVSGWCQLMDAASRKLCNTDDNQKALTSGKWHCHENCWNDSAKQAIKTGKPTDIECIGGINLYAEPIYAGNQVIGVINIGYGKPPTDEKTLKELSQKYQIDYNTLLTRAKEYKPRPPFIIDIAKKRLHNIAFLIGKIVQNAINEKKLKESEIQFKTITEDSADAIFITDQKGNYVYVNQAVVELLGYSRDEMANKNIKDISPPEESKENVRDFQRLLQGEKLLKELNLIRKDGSSVPVDLHAILLPNGFVYGSCRDITQRKEAEERITQLHSLVESIRNVNQLIVQEHDFVKVIQESCRTLLQTREYLNIEIALLDERTGRIKPVAKEGVRKLKDWAAEVHNPVDAPRCIREIVQTRKPTIVNASRDYCGKCPYFMTDLPYKNIFVPMLLKGRLVGIITTTIRAEHEVIPEEIELLKEVAGDLAFARDKFLSEERILSQFHLLQIAGKTAKFGGWSVDTATQTCQWSDTVADIHEMPHGYALHAKEGINFYAPEWRERITEVFSNCAHQGIPYDEEMEIITGKGKRKWVRTTGRAVKNKKGEIVKVVGSFQDITKHKKTEQELHERETLLTAVMDNLPIGIAVNTVFPGVNFIYMNDKFPQIYRTTRKKLSKPGAFWDIAYEDPVFRSQIKKRVEEDIASGDPQRMHWENIPVTRKGEETRYISAYNIPIPGKDLVISTVMDVTDINQSQHKLRKTMNATIETISKISETRDPYTSGHQYRVYQLSVAITSELCLPREKIEAVRIAALIHDIGKMAIPSEILTKPGKLSEIEFDLIREHPKTGYEILKDIDFPYP